The following proteins are encoded in a genomic region of Variovorax paradoxus:
- a CDS encoding tartrate dehydrogenase: MTTHRIAVIAGDGIGKETMPEGLRVVDAAARKFGIDLKFDHFDFSSWDYCEKHGKMLPDNWKDQIGGHDAIYFGAVGWPEKIADHVSLWGSLLLFRREFDQYINLRPARLMPGIIAPVVRRDGTPREAGEIDMYIVRENTEGEYSSIGGRMYEGTPREIVVQETVMSRVGVDRVLKFAFELAQSRPKKHLTSATKSNGISITMPYWDERVAEMAKNYPGVELDKFHIDILTAHFVQRPDFFDVVVASNLFGDILSDLGPACTGTIGIAPSANLNPERTTPSLFEPVHGSAPDIAGKGIANPIGQIWCGAMMLEFLGHKKAHDAILATIEKVLAPQSGAPRTPDIGGTASTSDLGKAIAEAL; encoded by the coding sequence ATGACCACCCACAGAATCGCAGTCATCGCCGGCGACGGCATCGGCAAGGAAACCATGCCCGAAGGCCTGCGCGTGGTCGATGCTGCGGCGCGCAAGTTCGGCATCGACCTGAAGTTCGACCATTTCGACTTCTCGAGCTGGGACTACTGCGAGAAGCACGGCAAGATGCTGCCCGACAACTGGAAGGACCAGATCGGCGGGCACGACGCGATCTACTTCGGCGCGGTCGGCTGGCCCGAAAAAATTGCCGACCACGTGTCGCTCTGGGGCTCGCTGCTGCTGTTCCGCCGCGAATTCGACCAGTACATCAACCTGCGCCCCGCGCGGTTGATGCCCGGCATCATCGCGCCTGTGGTGCGCCGCGACGGCACGCCGCGCGAGGCCGGCGAGATCGACATGTACATCGTGCGCGAGAACACCGAGGGCGAATACTCGAGCATCGGCGGGCGCATGTACGAAGGCACCCCGCGCGAGATCGTGGTGCAGGAAACGGTGATGTCGCGCGTGGGCGTCGACCGCGTGCTCAAGTTCGCCTTCGAACTCGCGCAATCGCGCCCGAAGAAGCATCTGACCAGCGCCACGAAGTCGAACGGCATCTCGATCACCATGCCGTACTGGGACGAGCGCGTGGCCGAAATGGCAAAGAACTATCCGGGCGTGGAGCTCGACAAGTTCCACATCGACATCCTCACGGCCCACTTCGTGCAACGGCCCGACTTCTTCGACGTGGTCGTGGCGAGCAACCTGTTCGGCGACATCCTGTCCGACCTGGGGCCGGCGTGCACCGGCACCATCGGCATTGCGCCCAGCGCCAATCTCAACCCCGAGCGCACCACGCCATCGCTGTTCGAACCGGTGCATGGCTCGGCGCCCGACATCGCGGGCAAAGGCATCGCTAACCCGATCGGCCAGATCTGGTGCGGCGCGATGATGCTCGAATTCCTGGGCCACAAGAAGGCGCACGACGCGATTCTTGCCACCATCGAAAAGGTGCT
- a CDS encoding alpha/beta fold hydrolase, translating to MTASSFFDFPEFDIERNGVRVHGRIGGRGAPLLLLHGHPQTHLIWHRVAPALAEQFTVVAVDLRGYGDSGRPADDADHMAYSKREMALDALAAMRHHGFERFGVLAHDRGARVAHRLAEDHAAAVDRMLLLDIAPTLSMYENTTEAFARAYWHWFFLIQPPPLPEALIASDPVRYVRSVMGGRHAGLAPFAPEVLAEYERCASIPGTAESICGDYRASASMDLVHDRADVAAGHRLAQPLRVLWGEHGAVGRCFDVLALWRECAEQVSGRALPCGHYVPEEAPGEVLAEALQFFTPPLQQEGTRP from the coding sequence GTGACTGCTTCATCCTTCTTCGACTTTCCAGAATTCGATATCGAGCGCAACGGCGTGCGCGTGCATGGCCGCATCGGCGGCCGCGGCGCCCCCTTGCTGCTTTTGCACGGCCACCCTCAGACGCACCTGATCTGGCATCGCGTGGCACCGGCGCTGGCCGAGCAATTCACGGTGGTGGCGGTGGACCTGCGCGGTTACGGCGACTCCGGCCGCCCCGCGGACGATGCGGATCACATGGCCTACAGCAAGCGCGAAATGGCGCTCGATGCGCTCGCCGCCATGCGCCACCATGGTTTCGAGCGCTTCGGCGTGCTGGCCCACGACCGCGGCGCCCGGGTGGCGCATCGGCTGGCCGAGGACCATGCCGCGGCCGTCGATCGCATGCTGCTCCTCGACATCGCACCCACGCTCTCGATGTACGAGAACACCACCGAGGCGTTTGCCCGCGCCTACTGGCACTGGTTCTTCCTGATCCAGCCGCCGCCGCTGCCCGAAGCGCTGATTGCTTCCGACCCCGTGCGCTACGTGCGCAGCGTGATGGGCGGGCGCCATGCCGGCCTCGCGCCCTTCGCGCCCGAGGTGCTGGCCGAGTACGAGCGCTGCGCAAGCATTCCGGGCACGGCCGAATCCATTTGCGGCGACTACCGCGCATCCGCGAGCATGGACCTGGTGCACGACCGCGCCGACGTTGCCGCCGGCCACCGGCTCGCGCAACCGCTGCGGGTGCTCTGGGGCGAGCACGGCGCGGTGGGCCGCTGCTTCGACGTGCTGGCGCTCTGGCGCGAATGCGCAGAGCAGGTTTCGGGCCGTGCATTGCCTTGCGGCCACTACGTTCCGGAGGAAGCCCCGGGCGAGGTGCTCGCCGAGGCACTCCAGTTTTTTACTCCCCCTCTCCAGCAAGAAGGAACCAGACCATGA
- a CDS encoding LysR substrate-binding domain-containing protein — MNQLSMDRGDLELVLAIRDQGSLAGASATLDVVPSVVTKRLGALEARLGQRLFERTTRRLSVTAEGEAVCLHARTLLEGFAALESELGERQNELVGTIRLAATFGFGRRWLGPALAAFQARHPGLQIELLLTERLPDLGAEGYDGALWLWAVQQRRAADWVTRRIARNQRVLAASPAYIKRCGVPATVDALGTHDCLVARENGDVNQHQFALWTLRHARDGSTARVRVQGPLTSNSGEMVRDWCLAGQGIMLRSLWDIAPQLASGELVRVLPHYAMPDADIHWVAPWRPKTPRRVRLLLDYLAEQFRGEPWKPGKAGSAR; from the coding sequence ATGAATCAACTGTCGATGGACCGGGGCGATCTGGAACTGGTGCTGGCCATCCGCGACCAGGGAAGCCTGGCGGGCGCATCCGCCACGTTGGACGTGGTGCCTTCCGTGGTGACCAAGCGACTTGGCGCGCTCGAGGCGCGGCTGGGCCAGCGCCTGTTCGAACGCACGACGCGCCGGCTCAGCGTCACGGCCGAGGGCGAGGCCGTCTGCCTGCACGCCAGGACGCTGCTCGAAGGTTTCGCGGCGCTCGAGAGCGAACTCGGCGAGCGGCAGAACGAACTGGTCGGCACCATCCGACTGGCGGCGACTTTCGGTTTCGGACGGCGCTGGCTCGGCCCCGCGCTGGCAGCGTTTCAAGCGCGTCATCCCGGGCTGCAGATCGAATTGCTGCTGACCGAGCGGCTGCCCGATCTTGGCGCCGAGGGCTACGACGGCGCGCTCTGGCTTTGGGCCGTGCAGCAACGCCGCGCCGCCGACTGGGTCACGCGCCGCATCGCGCGCAACCAGCGCGTGCTGGCCGCCTCTCCTGCATATATAAAGCGATGCGGCGTGCCCGCCACGGTTGATGCGCTAGGCACGCACGACTGCCTGGTGGCGCGGGAGAACGGCGACGTCAACCAGCACCAGTTCGCGCTCTGGACGCTGCGCCACGCGCGCGACGGCAGCACGGCGCGCGTGCGCGTCCAAGGGCCGTTGACGAGCAACTCCGGCGAGATGGTGCGCGACTGGTGCCTGGCCGGCCAGGGGATCATGCTGCGCAGCCTGTGGGACATCGCCCCGCAGCTGGCTTCAGGCGAGCTGGTGCGCGTGCTGCCCCACTACGCCATGCCCGATGCGGACATCCACTGGGTTGCGCCATGGCGGCCCAAGACACCGCGCCGCGTGCGGCTGCTGCTCGACTACCTGGCCGAACAGTTCCGCGGCGAGCCTTGGAAACCCGGCAAGGCCGGTTCGGCACGCTGA
- a CDS encoding DMT family transporter, with product MTAAATARGSGWLRAMPAVFVLIWSTGFIVARYGMPYAPPLKFLAVRYALSLVCFCVWVALARVAWPKERAQWGHLAVTGVLMQAGYLGGVWAAVHAGMGAGLVALLVGVQPVLTAIWLSFAGGRISKRQWAGLLLGFAGLVLVVSRKFGQGSEISALTMGLAVMALLSITAGTLYQKRFVAPCDVRSASAVQMAAALLVTLPFAAMETQGIEWNAYSTGAMAWSVLVLSLGGSSLLYMLIQRGTATAVTSLLYLVPPSTAVMAWLLFREPITLVTLLGIGLTAAGVSLVVRSER from the coding sequence ATGACGGCGGCGGCCACGGCACGTGGCTCGGGCTGGCTGCGTGCCATGCCGGCGGTCTTCGTGCTGATCTGGAGCACGGGGTTCATCGTCGCGCGCTACGGCATGCCCTATGCGCCGCCGCTCAAGTTCCTGGCCGTGCGCTATGCGCTTTCTCTCGTGTGCTTCTGCGTCTGGGTCGCGCTCGCGCGGGTCGCTTGGCCGAAGGAGCGCGCGCAGTGGGGGCACCTTGCGGTCACGGGCGTGCTGATGCAGGCGGGCTACCTGGGCGGCGTGTGGGCGGCCGTGCACGCGGGCATGGGCGCGGGGCTGGTGGCGCTGCTGGTCGGCGTCCAGCCGGTGCTGACCGCCATCTGGCTCTCGTTTGCCGGTGGGCGCATTTCGAAGCGCCAGTGGGCGGGGCTGCTTCTGGGATTTGCGGGCTTGGTGCTCGTGGTGTCGCGCAAGTTCGGGCAGGGTTCCGAGATCAGCGCTTTGACGATGGGGCTCGCCGTGATGGCGCTCCTTTCGATCACCGCGGGCACGCTGTACCAGAAGCGCTTCGTCGCGCCGTGCGACGTTCGCAGTGCGAGCGCCGTGCAGATGGCGGCGGCGTTGCTCGTGACCTTGCCTTTCGCGGCAATGGAAACGCAAGGCATCGAATGGAACGCGTACTCGACCGGCGCCATGGCGTGGTCGGTGCTGGTGCTGTCGCTTGGCGGCAGTTCGCTGCTCTACATGCTGATTCAGCGCGGTACGGCCACCGCCGTCACGAGCTTGCTGTACCTCGTGCCGCCAAGTACGGCGGTGATGGCCTGGCTGCTGTTCCGCGAGCCGATCACCCTGGTGACCTTGCTGGGCATCGGGCTGACCGCGGCGGGCGTGAGCCTGGTGGTGCGCAGCGAGCGATGA
- the pgsA gene encoding CDP-diacylglycerol--glycerol-3-phosphate 3-phosphatidyltransferase: MFWTLPTIMTWTRIVAIPLIVGVFYLPMAEPTRNLIATVMFIVFAATDWLDGYLARKLNQTSSFGAFLDPVADKFLVCAALLVLVHLQRADVFVALIIIGREIAISALREWMARIGAGKSVAVHMIGKVKTTVQMIAIPFLLYDGRLFNVIDTGLWGQWLIWISAVLTVWSMVYYLQKAIPEIRAHSK, from the coding sequence ATGTTCTGGACCCTCCCGACCATCATGACCTGGACGCGCATCGTCGCGATTCCATTGATCGTTGGCGTGTTCTACCTGCCGATGGCCGAGCCGACGCGCAACCTGATCGCCACGGTCATGTTCATCGTCTTTGCCGCGACCGACTGGCTCGACGGCTACCTGGCGCGCAAGCTGAACCAGACCTCGTCCTTCGGCGCCTTCCTCGATCCGGTGGCCGACAAGTTTCTGGTGTGCGCCGCGCTGCTGGTGCTGGTGCACCTGCAGCGCGCCGATGTGTTCGTGGCGCTGATCATCATCGGCCGCGAGATCGCCATCTCGGCGCTGCGCGAATGGATGGCGCGAATCGGCGCCGGCAAGAGCGTGGCGGTCCACATGATCGGCAAGGTCAAGACGACCGTGCAGATGATCGCGATTCCCTTCCTGCTCTATGACGGGCGCCTGTTCAACGTCATCGACACGGGCCTCTGGGGCCAGTGGCTGATCTGGATCTCGGCGGTGCTCACCGTCTGGTCGATGGTCTATTACCTGCAGAAGGCCATTCCCGAGATCCGGGCCCACAGCAAATGA
- the uvrC gene encoding excinuclease ABC subunit UvrC has translation MSDVHSDQLLSEVAALPQLPGVYRYFDAAGAVLYVGKARNLKKRVANYFQKSHGGTRIGHMISKIARMETTVVRSEAEALLLENNLIKTLKPRYNILFRDDKSYPYLKIASHEFPRLAYYRGAVDKKHRYFGPYPSAWAVKESIQLLQKVFKLRTCEDTVYANRTRPCLLYQIKRCTGPCVGYIAPEAYAQDVASAEAFLMGDTQLVLSKLEARMTEHAEKLEFEQAAELRNQMSAISRVLHQQSIEIASDKDVDILAVKVQGGKACVNLAMVRGGRHLGDRPYFPVHVEDAAQIHHGELDAEEGAAAAPADPIEVQVLEAFIAQHYIDVPVPATLVLSHQVGRELIEAISQQAGSRVTAVFQPREQRRHWLEMAETNAGLQLARLLAEEGSQQARTRALADALELAPDDLDNFRVECFDISHTAGEATQASCVVFEHHTMQNREYRRYNIEGITPGDDYAAMRQVLHRRYGKLAEAMAAETDAPPMGDAGGAGNDAPARTKAARMPDLVLVDGGKGQVSMAREVFSELGLALSLIVGVEKGEGRKVGLEELVFADGREKVYLGKDSAALMLVAQIRDEAHRFAITGMRAKRAKVRVGGSQLEDIPGIGPKRRARLLQRFGGIRGVAAASVEDIASVEGIATDLAEEIYRALH, from the coding sequence ATGTCAGACGTGCATTCCGATCAATTGCTCAGTGAAGTCGCGGCCCTGCCGCAGCTGCCGGGCGTCTACCGCTATTTCGACGCGGCCGGCGCGGTGCTCTATGTGGGCAAGGCGCGCAACCTCAAGAAGCGGGTTGCCAACTATTTCCAGAAGAGCCATGGCGGCACACGCATCGGCCACATGATCAGCAAGATCGCGCGCATGGAGACCACCGTGGTGCGCTCCGAGGCCGAGGCGCTGCTGCTCGAGAACAATCTCATCAAGACGCTCAAGCCGCGCTACAACATCCTGTTCCGCGACGACAAGAGCTATCCCTACCTGAAGATCGCTTCGCACGAGTTTCCGCGGCTGGCCTATTACCGCGGTGCCGTCGACAAGAAGCACCGCTACTTCGGGCCTTACCCGAGCGCCTGGGCGGTGAAGGAATCGATCCAGCTGCTGCAAAAGGTGTTCAAGCTGCGCACCTGCGAAGACACGGTGTACGCCAACCGCACGCGGCCCTGCCTGCTGTACCAGATCAAGCGCTGCACCGGGCCCTGCGTGGGCTACATCGCTCCCGAGGCCTATGCGCAGGACGTGGCCAGCGCTGAAGCCTTTCTGATGGGCGACACCCAGCTCGTGCTGTCGAAGCTCGAGGCGCGCATGACCGAGCATGCCGAGAAGCTCGAATTCGAGCAGGCGGCCGAGCTGCGCAACCAGATGTCGGCCATTTCGCGCGTGCTGCACCAGCAATCGATCGAGATCGCTTCCGACAAGGACGTGGACATCCTCGCCGTCAAGGTGCAGGGCGGCAAGGCCTGCGTCAACCTGGCGATGGTGCGCGGCGGCCGGCACCTGGGCGACCGCCCCTACTTTCCCGTGCACGTGGAAGACGCCGCGCAGATCCATCATGGCGAGCTCGATGCGGAGGAGGGCGCGGCGGCCGCGCCGGCCGATCCGATCGAGGTGCAGGTGCTCGAGGCCTTCATCGCCCAGCACTACATCGATGTGCCGGTGCCCGCCACGCTGGTGCTGAGCCATCAGGTGGGCCGCGAACTGATCGAGGCCATTTCCCAGCAGGCCGGCTCGCGCGTGACGGCCGTGTTCCAGCCGCGCGAGCAACGCCGGCACTGGCTCGAAATGGCCGAGACGAACGCCGGCCTGCAATTGGCACGCCTCTTGGCCGAAGAGGGCTCGCAGCAGGCGCGCACCCGCGCGCTGGCCGATGCGCTCGAGCTCGCGCCGGACGACCTCGACAACTTTCGCGTCGAGTGCTTCGACATCTCGCACACCGCGGGCGAGGCCACGCAGGCTTCGTGCGTGGTGTTCGAGCACCACACGATGCAGAACCGCGAATACCGCCGCTACAACATCGAGGGCATCACGCCCGGCGACGACTACGCCGCGATGCGCCAGGTGCTGCACCGCCGCTACGGCAAGCTCGCCGAGGCAATGGCGGCCGAGACCGATGCGCCGCCGATGGGCGATGCCGGCGGCGCGGGCAACGATGCGCCTGCCAGGACCAAGGCCGCGCGCATGCCCGACCTCGTGCTGGTGGACGGCGGCAAGGGCCAGGTGTCGATGGCGCGCGAGGTGTTCAGCGAACTGGGCCTGGCACTGTCTCTCATCGTGGGCGTCGAAAAGGGCGAGGGCCGCAAGGTCGGGCTCGAGGAACTGGTGTTCGCCGACGGCCGCGAGAAGGTCTACCTGGGCAAGGATTCGGCGGCGCTGATGCTGGTGGCGCAGATCCGCGACGAGGCGCACCGCTTCGCCATCACCGGCATGCGCGCCAAGCGCGCGAAGGTGCGCGTGGGCGGCAGCCAGCTCGAAGACATTCCGGGCATCGGGCCGAAGCGCCGTGCGCGCCTGCTGCAACGGTTCGGCGGAATTCGCGGCGTGGCGGCGGCCAGCGTCGAGGACATCGCATCGGTCGAAGGCATTGCCACGGATCTGGCCGAGGAAATCTATCGCGCATTGCACTGA